The following coding sequences lie in one Maribacter forsetii DSM 18668 genomic window:
- a CDS encoding GNAT family N-acetyltransferase, translating into MLSIVPYEPKYTQNFRDLNIAWITEYFKVEEKDRELLEHSQSTIIDKGGYTFIGLWNNEPVGCFALIKKKSNRFELGKMAVDKNHQGLKIGQKMLAYAIEFSKTKKWETLELYSSTKLDTALHIYKKFGFKNVHLENNLEYLRSDIKMELTLLT; encoded by the coding sequence ATGCTTAGCATTGTGCCTTACGAGCCTAAATATACTCAAAACTTTAGAGATTTGAATATTGCCTGGATTACTGAATATTTCAAGGTCGAAGAAAAAGACAGGGAGTTATTGGAACATAGTCAATCTACAATTATTGATAAGGGCGGATATACCTTTATAGGATTATGGAACAATGAACCCGTAGGATGCTTTGCATTGATTAAAAAGAAGTCCAATCGTTTTGAATTGGGCAAGATGGCAGTTGACAAAAACCATCAAGGTTTAAAAATCGGACAAAAAATGCTAGCCTATGCCATAGAATTTTCAAAGACTAAAAAATGGGAAACTCTAGAATTGTACTCCAGTACTAAATTAGACACCGCGCTGCATATATATAAGAAATTCGGTTTTAAAAATGTGCATTTGGAAAATAATTTAGAGTACCTTCGATCAGATATTAAAATGGAATTAACACTTTTAACGTAA
- a CDS encoding acyl-CoA carboxylase subunit beta, with protein sequence MDLKFNQNEDRNKLLLSDLRRKLNEVYLGGGKTKIAKQHDQGKMTARERIDYLLDPKSEQIEVGAFVGDGMYEEHGGCPSGGVVIKIGYVQGKQCIVVANDATVKAGAWFPITAKKNLRAQEIAIENKLPIIYLVDSAGVYLPLQDEIFPDKEHFGRIFRNNAIMSSMGITQISAVMGSCVAGGAYLPIMSDEALIVDKTASIFLAGSYLVKAAIGESIDNETLGGATTHCEISGVTDYKAKDDAAALDTIKNIMDKIGDFPKAGYNRKKSVKPKENPDDIYGILPSSRAEQYDMMEIIKRLVDDSEFEEYKAGYGQTILTGYARIDGWAVGIVANQRKVVKTKKGEMQFGGVIYSDSADKSTRFIANCNQKKIPLVFLQDVTGFMVGSKSEHGGIIKDGAKMVNAVSNSVVPKFTIVIGNSYGAGNYAMCGKAYDPRLIVAWPSAELAVMSGNSAAKVLLQIEKASLKKKGETITEEKETELFDKIKKRYDNQVSPYYAASRLWTDAIIDPKDTRKWISMGIEAADHAPIEKPFNMGVLQV encoded by the coding sequence ATGGATTTAAAATTCAATCAAAACGAAGATAGGAATAAGTTGTTATTATCAGACCTTAGACGAAAGCTAAACGAGGTTTATTTAGGCGGAGGAAAAACAAAAATAGCCAAGCAGCATGATCAAGGCAAAATGACAGCCAGAGAACGTATTGATTACCTTTTAGATCCAAAATCAGAACAAATAGAAGTCGGGGCCTTTGTAGGTGACGGCATGTATGAGGAACATGGAGGTTGCCCTTCTGGCGGAGTTGTTATTAAAATTGGTTATGTTCAGGGAAAGCAATGTATTGTTGTAGCCAATGATGCAACAGTAAAAGCCGGAGCATGGTTTCCTATTACCGCAAAAAAGAATCTAAGAGCACAAGAAATAGCAATTGAGAACAAGCTTCCAATCATTTACCTAGTAGATAGCGCGGGAGTATACTTGCCATTGCAGGATGAAATCTTCCCTGATAAAGAACACTTTGGGCGTATTTTTAGAAATAATGCGATTATGAGCAGTATGGGTATTACCCAAATATCTGCAGTTATGGGCAGTTGTGTTGCCGGTGGTGCTTATTTGCCTATTATGAGCGATGAGGCTTTAATCGTAGATAAAACCGCAAGTATATTTTTGGCAGGTAGCTATTTGGTAAAAGCGGCTATTGGAGAAAGTATCGATAATGAAACGTTAGGTGGAGCAACCACTCATTGTGAAATTAGCGGAGTAACGGATTATAAAGCGAAAGATGATGCTGCCGCATTAGACACCATTAAGAATATAATGGATAAAATTGGTGATTTCCCTAAAGCGGGATACAACCGTAAGAAAAGTGTAAAGCCAAAAGAGAATCCGGATGATATATACGGAATTCTACCGAGCTCTAGGGCTGAGCAATACGATATGATGGAAATCATAAAGCGATTGGTCGACGATTCAGAATTTGAAGAATATAAAGCCGGATATGGACAAACTATTTTAACCGGATATGCACGTATAGACGGATGGGCAGTTGGTATTGTTGCCAATCAAAGAAAAGTAGTAAAAACCAAAAAAGGTGAAATGCAATTTGGCGGAGTAATCTATTCTGACTCTGCAGATAAATCTACCCGATTTATAGCAAACTGTAACCAAAAGAAAATTCCGTTGGTCTTTTTGCAAGACGTAACCGGATTTATGGTCGGTAGCAAAAGTGAGCATGGCGGTATTATTAAAGATGGCGCTAAAATGGTTAATGCGGTAAGTAACTCCGTCGTACCAAAATTCACCATCGTCATAGGAAATAGCTACGGCGCAGGAAATTATGCCATGTGCGGTAAAGCTTATGACCCAAGATTAATTGTCGCTTGGCCAAGCGCAGAATTAGCCGTAATGAGCGGAAACTCGGCAGCAAAAGTATTATTACAAATTGAAAAAGCTTCTTTGAAAAAGAAAGGTGAAACTATTACAGAAGAAAAAGAAACCGAGCTATTTGATAAAATCAAGAAGCGTTACGACAATCAAGTTTCTCCATACTATGCAGCGTCAAGATTATGGACCGATGCCATCATAGATCCAAAGGACACCCGTAAATGGATCTCAATGGGTATAGAAGCCGCTGATCATGCACCTATTGAGAAACCTTTTAATATGGGGGTGTTGCAGGTTTAA
- a CDS encoding MBL fold metallo-hydrolase translates to MKINKLLLLLILGFLTFACKDAKKSESDVDTTNEIEESKSVTEIINERKSADIKITPIEHATAVLEWSDVVIYIDPVGGAVTFEGQKNPTLILITDIHGDHLNVETLNALDTSNATFVVPQAVADKLPKEYSDQLEIMANGTTKELNDITIEAIPMYNLRKEALKFHEKGRGNGYVLNINGQRIYFSGDTEDIPEMRSLKNIDKAFVCMNLPYTMTEESAAAAVLDFKPKQVYPYHYRGKPDVSDVAKFKQLVDAGNQDIEVIQLDWYPNEEY, encoded by the coding sequence ATGAAAATAAATAAATTGCTTCTTTTACTAATATTGGGATTTTTGACATTTGCATGTAAAGATGCCAAAAAATCGGAGAGCGATGTGGATACTACAAACGAAATTGAAGAAAGTAAATCGGTTACCGAAATAATCAACGAGCGCAAATCAGCAGACATTAAAATCACTCCCATAGAACATGCAACGGCAGTCTTAGAATGGAGCGATGTTGTCATTTATATTGATCCAGTAGGCGGAGCTGTTACTTTTGAAGGTCAAAAGAACCCTACCTTAATATTGATTACCGATATACACGGTGATCATTTAAACGTAGAAACCTTAAATGCCCTAGACACTTCTAACGCCACTTTTGTAGTACCACAAGCGGTTGCAGATAAATTACCTAAAGAATATTCAGATCAATTGGAAATTATGGCAAACGGCACCACCAAAGAACTTAACGACATTACCATAGAAGCCATACCCATGTACAACTTAAGAAAAGAGGCTTTAAAATTTCATGAAAAAGGACGCGGTAACGGTTATGTTCTTAATATTAATGGTCAGCGTATTTATTTCTCTGGAGATACCGAAGATATTCCTGAAATGCGTTCTTTAAAAAATATAGACAAAGCTTTTGTATGTATGAACCTACCATATACTATGACAGAGGAAAGTGCTGCTGCTGCCGTTTTAGACTTTAAACCTAAACAAGTATATCCTTATCATTACAGAGGCAAGCCAGATGTTAGTGATGTTGCAAAATTTAAGCAATTAGTAGATGCAGGCAACCAAGATATCGAAGTAATACAATTAGATTGGTACCCTAATGAAGAATACTAA
- a CDS encoding CAL67264 family membrane protein, which yields MNKNTVLTWATFIMIFVGLALIALGAFRYDQVAGWGFASVGIGFFAIAWVFNALKGRV from the coding sequence ATGAACAAGAATACTGTGCTCACTTGGGCTACTTTTATTATGATTTTTGTAGGTCTTGCTCTTATTGCTTTAGGAGCTTTTCGCTATGATCAAGTTGCTGGTTGGGGTTTTGCATCCGTCGGAATTGGTTTTTTTGCTATTGCCTGGGTGTTCAACGCACTTAAGGGTAGAGTATAA
- the ettA gene encoding energy-dependent translational throttle protein EttA — MSDDKKVIFSMSGVTKTYKNANTPVLKNIYLSFFYGAKIGILGLNGSGKSTLLKIIAGVDKNFQGDVVFSPGYKVGYLEQEPELDENKTVLEIVKEGVAETVAILDEYNKINDMFGLPEVYEDADKMQKLMDQQAALQDKIDAANAWELDTKLEIAMDALRTPDSDKKIAVLSGGERRRVALCRLLLQEPEILLLDEPTNHLDAESVHWLEHHLASYKGTVIAVTHDRYFLDNVAGWILELDRGEGIPWKGNYSSWLDQKSKRMAQESKTASKRQKTLERELDWVRQGAKGRQTKQKARLKNYDKLMSQDQKQLDEKLEIYIPNGPRLGTNVIEAKGVSKAYDDKLLYEDLNFKLPQAGIVGIIGPNGAGKTTIFRMIMGEETPDKGEFETGETAKIAYVDQSHSNIDPEKTIWQNFSDEQELVMMGGKQVNSRAYLSRFNFSGSEQNKKVNMLSGGERNRLHLAMTLKEEGNVLLLDEPTNDLDVNTLRALEEGLENFAGCAVVISHDRWFLDRICTHILAFEGDSQVYFFEGSFSDYEENKKKRLGGDLMPKRIKYKKLIR; from the coding sequence ATGTCAGACGATAAGAAGGTAATCTTCTCCATGTCAGGAGTTACGAAAACCTATAAGAATGCTAATACCCCAGTTTTAAAGAACATTTACCTAAGTTTCTTCTATGGTGCCAAAATAGGTATCTTAGGTTTAAACGGTTCTGGTAAATCTACTTTACTAAAAATTATTGCGGGAGTAGATAAGAATTTTCAAGGTGATGTTGTTTTTTCCCCTGGTTATAAAGTTGGGTACTTGGAGCAAGAACCTGAATTGGATGAAAATAAAACCGTTTTAGAGATTGTAAAAGAAGGAGTTGCAGAAACTGTAGCAATCCTTGATGAATACAATAAAATAAACGATATGTTCGGTCTTCCTGAAGTATATGAAGATGCAGACAAAATGCAGAAGTTGATGGATCAACAAGCTGCACTGCAAGATAAGATTGATGCTGCTAATGCTTGGGAACTGGATACCAAGTTAGAAATTGCAATGGATGCTTTACGTACTCCAGATTCAGATAAGAAAATTGCTGTATTGTCCGGTGGAGAAAGAAGAAGGGTGGCTTTATGTAGATTACTGCTTCAAGAACCAGAGATATTATTGTTAGATGAACCTACCAACCACTTGGATGCGGAATCTGTACACTGGTTAGAGCATCATTTGGCGTCTTATAAAGGAACGGTAATTGCCGTAACGCACGATAGGTATTTCTTGGATAATGTTGCCGGTTGGATTTTAGAGTTGGATAGAGGTGAGGGTATTCCTTGGAAAGGGAATTATTCATCTTGGTTAGATCAAAAGTCTAAGCGTATGGCTCAAGAAAGTAAAACGGCTTCAAAAAGACAAAAAACCCTTGAACGAGAGCTTGATTGGGTACGCCAAGGTGCAAAAGGTAGACAGACAAAACAAAAAGCACGTCTTAAGAACTACGATAAGTTAATGAGTCAAGATCAAAAACAACTTGACGAAAAATTGGAAATCTATATTCCTAACGGACCGCGTTTGGGTACCAATGTAATTGAAGCAAAAGGAGTAAGTAAGGCTTATGACGATAAGTTGCTATATGAGGATTTGAACTTTAAATTACCGCAAGCTGGTATTGTAGGTATAATTGGACCAAACGGTGCCGGTAAAACTACAATATTTAGGATGATCATGGGTGAAGAAACTCCTGATAAAGGGGAGTTTGAAACTGGTGAAACTGCTAAAATAGCATATGTTGATCAAAGTCATTCTAATATTGATCCTGAAAAAACCATTTGGCAGAATTTCAGTGATGAGCAAGAATTGGTGATGATGGGAGGTAAGCAAGTGAATTCTCGTGCTTACTTAAGTAGATTCAATTTCTCAGGTAGTGAGCAGAATAAAAAAGTAAATATGTTATCTGGTGGTGAACGTAACCGTTTGCACTTGGCAATGACCTTAAAAGAAGAAGGAAACGTTCTTCTTTTAGATGAACCTACCAATGATTTAGATGTAAACACACTACGTGCCTTGGAGGAAGGTTTAGAAAACTTTGCAGGTTGTGCAGTAGTAATTTCGCACGATAGATGGTTTTTAGATCGTATTTGTACACACATCTTGGCTTTTGAAGGTGATTCTCAAGTATATTTCTTTGAAGGTTCTTTCTCTGATTACGAAGAAAATAAGAAGAAGAGATTAGGCGGAGATCTTATGCCAAAGCGAATCAAATACAAGAAACTGATTAGATAA
- the fumC gene encoding class II fumarate hydratase: MEFRIEKDTMGNVKVPKDKYWGAQTERSRNNFKIGPSASMPLDIVYGFAYLKKSAAYANCELGVLASEKRDLIAQVCDEILEGKHDDQFPLVIWQTGSGTQSNMNVNEVVANRAHEIAGNVIGEGEKTIQPNDDVNKSQSSNDTFPTGMHIAAYKKIVEVTIPGVTQLRDTLQKKSVEFKNVVKIGRTHLMDATPLTLGQEFSGYVSQLDHGLKALNNTLAHLSELALGGTAVGTGLNTPEGYDVLVAKYIADFTGLPFITAENKFEALAAHDAIVESHGALKQLAVSLNKIANDIRMMASGPRSGIGEIIIPANEPGSSIMPGKVNPTQCEALTMVCAQVMGNDVAVSVGGTQGHYELNVFKPMMAANILQSAQLIGDACVSFEEHCAAGIEPNHGVIKELLNNSLMLVTALNTKIGYYKAAEIANTAHKNGTTLKEEAVNLGYVSAEDYDEWVKPENMVGSLKD, translated from the coding sequence CATGGGTAATGTTAAGGTTCCCAAAGACAAATATTGGGGAGCGCAAACAGAACGCTCTAGAAATAATTTCAAAATTGGTCCTTCGGCGTCAATGCCTTTAGACATTGTTTACGGGTTTGCATATTTAAAAAAATCTGCTGCTTATGCTAATTGCGAACTTGGCGTATTAGCATCAGAGAAAAGAGATTTGATAGCACAGGTTTGCGATGAAATTTTAGAAGGAAAGCATGATGATCAATTTCCATTGGTAATATGGCAAACAGGTTCTGGTACACAAAGTAACATGAACGTAAATGAAGTGGTTGCAAATAGGGCTCATGAAATTGCCGGTAATGTTATTGGTGAAGGCGAAAAAACAATTCAACCAAATGATGATGTAAACAAATCGCAATCATCAAATGACACCTTCCCTACCGGTATGCACATTGCTGCTTATAAAAAGATAGTTGAAGTTACCATACCTGGTGTTACACAATTAAGAGATACACTTCAGAAAAAATCTGTCGAATTCAAGAACGTAGTTAAGATAGGTCGTACGCATTTAATGGATGCTACTCCCCTAACCTTAGGTCAAGAGTTTTCAGGATATGTTTCTCAATTAGACCATGGTTTAAAAGCACTGAACAATACACTTGCCCATTTAAGTGAACTTGCCTTAGGAGGAACTGCTGTAGGTACAGGTTTAAATACTCCTGAAGGATACGATGTTTTGGTTGCCAAATACATTGCAGATTTTACAGGTTTACCTTTTATTACTGCTGAAAATAAATTTGAAGCTCTTGCTGCACATGATGCCATTGTTGAAAGTCACGGCGCATTAAAGCAATTAGCTGTTTCATTAAATAAAATAGCTAATGATATTAGAATGATGGCTTCAGGTCCTCGTTCAGGTATTGGTGAAATCATTATTCCTGCAAATGAGCCAGGTAGTTCTATTATGCCCGGAAAAGTTAATCCTACGCAATGTGAGGCGTTAACTATGGTTTGTGCACAAGTTATGGGTAATGATGTTGCTGTTAGCGTTGGTGGCACGCAAGGTCATTATGAATTAAATGTTTTCAAACCAATGATGGCTGCTAATATTTTACAATCAGCACAATTAATCGGTGATGCCTGTGTAAGTTTTGAAGAGCATTGTGCTGCTGGTATAGAACCAAATCATGGTGTAATTAAAGAGTTATTGAATAACTCCCTAATGTTGGTTACTGCCTTAAATACCAAAATTGGATATTACAAAGCTGCTGAAATTGCAAATACTGCACACAAAAACGGCACAACATTAAAAGAAGAAGCTGTAAATCTAGGTTATGTTTCTGCTGAAGATTATGATGAATGGGTAAAACCTGAAAATATGGTTGGTAGTTTAAAAGACTAA
- a CDS encoding Gfo/Idh/MocA family protein: MIKWGIVGAGNIAHSFSKDLALVDGGKLVSVASRSLEKAQDFADEYGAPNAFGSYEELFKSNTVDIIYLATPHTSHADLSIEAMKAGNAVLCEKPMGVNKAEVEKMVAVAKENNVFLMEALWSRFNPTIVKVKELVDNGTIGDIGYLHSDFAFYALDRDEKGRLLSPDLAGGSLLDIGIYPIFLAYVMLGMPKDIKATANFYKTGVEMQCSMIFNYDNAQAILYSGLNSNSEKKSEIAGSKGSIFIHPRWHESTGYTLEKDGETISNEVGKRGKGYVHEIEEVHDCLNSGKKESDLWSHQNSLDLIGIMDSVRKMTGIVFPFE; the protein is encoded by the coding sequence ATGATAAAGTGGGGTATAGTAGGGGCAGGTAACATTGCACATAGTTTTTCAAAAGATTTGGCATTGGTAGATGGTGGTAAATTGGTTTCGGTAGCATCTAGGAGCTTAGAGAAAGCTCAAGATTTTGCCGACGAATATGGTGCGCCCAATGCTTTTGGTAGTTATGAAGAGTTGTTTAAAAGTAATACAGTAGATATTATTTATTTGGCAACCCCACATACCTCGCATGCAGATTTAAGTATTGAAGCAATGAAAGCGGGTAATGCCGTTTTATGCGAAAAACCAATGGGTGTAAACAAAGCGGAGGTAGAAAAAATGGTTGCTGTAGCTAAGGAGAATAATGTTTTTTTGATGGAGGCTTTATGGTCTAGGTTTAATCCTACGATTGTTAAAGTAAAAGAATTGGTAGATAATGGAACTATTGGCGACATTGGATATTTACATTCAGATTTTGCTTTTTATGCTTTGGATCGTGATGAAAAAGGGAGATTGTTAAGCCCTGATTTGGCAGGTGGTTCTTTACTGGATATTGGAATCTATCCTATATTTTTAGCATATGTGATGTTGGGAATGCCAAAGGATATAAAGGCAACGGCGAATTTCTATAAAACAGGTGTTGAAATGCAGTGTAGTATGATTTTTAATTATGACAATGCACAAGCTATCTTGTATAGCGGACTCAATTCAAATTCAGAAAAGAAGTCTGAAATTGCCGGTAGCAAAGGCTCTATTTTTATTCACCCTAGATGGCATGAGTCTACTGGCTACACTTTAGAAAAAGATGGGGAAACGATTTCTAATGAAGTAGGAAAGAGGGGTAAAGGGTATGTGCATGAAATTGAGGAAGTACATGATTGTCTAAATTCTGGAAAAAAGGAAAGTGACTTATGGAGTCACCAAAATAGTCTAGATTTAATTGGTATTATGGATTCCGTTCGTAAAATGACGGGAATTGTCTTTCCGTTTGAATAA